In Salinibacterium sp. ZJ70, one DNA window encodes the following:
- a CDS encoding YbdK family carboxylate-amine ligase, giving the protein MASESSASAGRYPRFGIEEEFFLLDPADGSPRPAAGEVIEAMTGTARERATREFLASHIESVTGICESADQARDQLLEFRAELATAASAVDVIAAGTGTPFDAETRPVLTPSDRYADLAERHASLVDDHQVAGLHVHVEVPDPEAAIRGLAALASWLPLLKAVSANSPWWRGRDTGFESWRSVLLRRWTTFGCPPSVSTAGEYAARVAALIGVGGTQDEATLAWDVRISSRYPTVELRAADAQLTADDSLVVVLIARGLVSAAIRRPGAAIAYDPELIDAACWHAARFGFTEGVIAPGGGGLTAIGEATNRLLEALDCPDDELGLIEAHLLHAGASGVGARRQRAAASDGWAPLRDLLALELTRELTAI; this is encoded by the coding sequence TTGGCGAGCGAATCGAGCGCGAGTGCGGGCCGCTACCCGCGGTTCGGGATCGAGGAGGAGTTCTTCCTGCTCGACCCCGCAGACGGGAGCCCCCGCCCCGCAGCAGGAGAAGTCATCGAGGCGATGACAGGGACTGCGCGTGAGCGCGCCACCCGCGAGTTTCTCGCCAGTCACATCGAGAGCGTCACGGGCATCTGCGAGTCCGCCGATCAGGCTCGGGACCAGCTGCTCGAGTTCCGCGCCGAACTTGCCACGGCAGCGTCAGCCGTCGATGTCATCGCCGCGGGAACCGGCACGCCGTTCGACGCGGAGACGCGACCCGTCCTCACACCGAGCGATCGCTACGCGGATCTCGCCGAACGGCACGCCTCGCTCGTCGACGACCACCAGGTGGCGGGGCTGCACGTGCACGTCGAGGTGCCCGACCCGGAGGCTGCCATCCGCGGGCTGGCCGCGCTCGCCAGCTGGCTGCCTCTGCTCAAAGCGGTGTCCGCGAACTCGCCGTGGTGGCGCGGCCGCGACACCGGTTTCGAGAGCTGGCGCTCCGTGCTGCTGCGCCGCTGGACGACATTCGGATGCCCGCCGTCCGTGTCGACCGCGGGGGAGTATGCGGCTCGCGTCGCCGCGCTGATCGGCGTCGGCGGCACGCAAGACGAGGCGACGCTGGCGTGGGATGTGCGGATCTCGTCGCGCTATCCGACGGTCGAGCTGCGGGCAGCCGACGCGCAGCTGACTGCCGACGACTCGCTCGTCGTGGTGCTCATCGCGCGCGGGCTCGTCTCTGCGGCGATCCGGCGTCCGGGGGCGGCGATCGCCTACGACCCCGAGCTCATCGATGCCGCCTGCTGGCATGCGGCGCGCTTCGGGTTCACGGAGGGGGTTATCGCCCCGGGCGGCGGTGGTCTCACCGCGATCGGCGAGGCGACGAATCGCCTGCTGGAGGCCCTCGACTGCCCGGACGACGAGCTGGGCCTGATCGAGGCGCACCTCCTCCATGCGGGCGCATCGGGTGTCGGGGCCCGCCGCCAGAGAGCGGCTGCCTCGGATGGCTGGGCGCCGCTGCGCGACCTCCTCGCCCTCGAGCTCACTCGCGAGCTCACCGCGATCTGA
- a CDS encoding gamma-glutamyl-gamma-aminobutyrate hydrolase family protein, whose product MTASPSVAVLHIRTERPHAPEFQKELDTMNDSVLAQLDEAGWSHTLTATAEVGMDEVREIARAADAVLVMGGEDVAPEFYGGPADYPGKGHHEPEADRVVFQVMHDAIAEGRPLLAICRGVQQLNVALGGTLHQDIPGHERKDGDYFVITPVTALEQTGITAIGEAGPVMCAHHQALDQLGDGLRVTARASDGTIEAVEHESAPVVGVQWHPEHPGVSGQQLVPLLREVMVRANVLSPA is encoded by the coding sequence ATGACCGCCTCGCCCTCTGTCGCCGTGCTGCACATCCGCACCGAGCGCCCCCACGCGCCCGAGTTCCAGAAGGAGCTCGACACCATGAACGATTCGGTGCTCGCGCAGCTCGACGAGGCCGGATGGAGCCACACCCTCACCGCCACCGCCGAGGTGGGGATGGATGAGGTGCGCGAGATCGCCCGCGCCGCGGATGCCGTGCTCGTGATGGGCGGCGAGGATGTCGCCCCCGAGTTCTACGGAGGCCCCGCCGACTACCCCGGCAAGGGTCACCACGAGCCGGAGGCCGATCGCGTCGTCTTCCAGGTGATGCACGACGCGATCGCGGAGGGCCGCCCGCTGCTCGCGATCTGCCGCGGCGTGCAGCAGCTCAACGTCGCCCTCGGCGGCACCCTGCACCAGGACATCCCGGGTCACGAACGCAAGGACGGCGACTACTTCGTCATCACACCCGTCACCGCCCTCGAGCAGACCGGGATCACGGCGATCGGCGAAGCGGGCCCCGTCATGTGCGCGCACCACCAGGCGCTCGACCAGCTGGGCGACGGGCTCCGCGTCACCGCACGCGCCTCCGATGGCACGATCGAGGCGGTCGAGCACGAGTCCGCGCCTGTCGTGGGTGTGCAGTGGCACCCCGAGCACCCGGGCGTCTCCGGCCAGCAGCTTGTGCCGTTGCTGCGCGAGGTGATGGTGCGCGCGAACGTTCTCAGCCCGGCGTGA
- a CDS encoding DUF2243 domain-containing protein yields the protein MTDTRATIHPFRARSFWAAFLLGIAVIAAIDEIVFHQLLQWHHFYDGETPAIGLLTDGLLHAGELAALVAGFFLVLDAHRRGEWSPPLAGAGFLTGLGFFQLWDGTINHKVLGLHQIRYDVDVLPYDIVWVSAAAVLLVAGLAWARQLGRREVTPG from the coding sequence ATGACCGACACACGAGCGACCATCCATCCGTTCCGAGCGCGGTCATTCTGGGCGGCGTTCCTGCTGGGGATCGCGGTCATCGCCGCGATCGACGAGATCGTGTTCCACCAGCTGCTGCAGTGGCACCACTTCTACGACGGCGAGACGCCCGCCATCGGGCTGCTGACCGACGGGCTGCTTCACGCGGGCGAGCTCGCGGCCCTGGTGGCGGGGTTCTTCCTCGTGCTCGACGCGCACCGTCGAGGCGAATGGAGCCCGCCTCTCGCGGGCGCGGGGTTCCTCACCGGGCTCGGGTTCTTCCAGCTGTGGGACGGCACCATCAACCACAAGGTGCTGGGCCTTCACCAGATCCGCTACGACGTGGACGTGCTGCCGTACGACATCGTGTGGGTGAGCGCTGCCGCCGTGCTCCTCGTGGCTGGACTCGCCTGGGCGCGCCAGCTTGGGCGGCGCGAGGTCACGCCGGGCTGA
- a CDS encoding cytochrome c oxidase assembly protein, translating into MTDAFAGRFVSPAEPHDHASLSGDWFMAAVLAAPFLFAAVAYLAAAVVQSRRGTPWPLSRCGLWLAGITVAACGFVGPLAEAAHGSFRAHTLAHVLVGMAAPVLLVAAAPVTLALRTLSVVPARRLARLLRGPLGRIFGNPFVALVLNLGGLWVLHTTPLYELSQRSALVHLAVMAHFLVAGFLFTASVVPVDPAPHRSPLGVRAGVLLAAIAAHGMLAKLLAASPPTGVGSGEALAGAQLMFYAGDAVDLVLLVALGAEWYRSEGRRMRRAAHPITVRGGAT; encoded by the coding sequence GTGACCGACGCGTTCGCAGGGCGGTTCGTCTCGCCCGCAGAGCCACACGACCATGCCAGTCTGTCCGGGGACTGGTTCATGGCCGCGGTGCTCGCGGCGCCTTTTCTCTTCGCTGCGGTCGCCTACCTCGCAGCCGCCGTCGTGCAGTCGCGCCGGGGCACACCGTGGCCCCTGTCCCGTTGCGGCCTCTGGCTCGCGGGGATCACCGTGGCCGCCTGCGGATTCGTGGGACCGCTCGCGGAGGCGGCCCACGGCAGCTTCCGCGCCCACACGCTCGCGCACGTGCTCGTCGGAATGGCGGCGCCGGTGCTGCTCGTCGCGGCGGCTCCCGTCACGCTCGCGCTGCGCACCCTCAGCGTCGTGCCTGCACGGCGGCTCGCCCGCCTCCTGCGGGGGCCGTTGGGGCGCATCTTCGGCAATCCGTTCGTCGCGCTTGTGCTGAACCTGGGCGGCCTGTGGGTGCTGCACACGACCCCGCTCTACGAACTCTCGCAGCGGAGCGCGCTCGTGCACCTCGCGGTGATGGCGCATTTCCTGGTGGCGGGATTCCTGTTCACGGCATCCGTCGTTCCCGTCGACCCGGCACCGCACCGCTCACCCCTCGGCGTGCGCGCGGGCGTGCTGCTGGCGGCGATCGCGGCGCACGGGATGCTCGCGAAGCTGCTCGCCGCATCCCCGCCCACAGGCGTCGGGTCGGGCGAGGCTCTCGCGGGGGCGCAGCTCATGTTCTACGCCGGCGACGCCGTCGATCTGGTGCTGCTCGTCGCGCTCGGCGCCGAGTGGTACCGCAGCGAAGGACGACGGATGCGGCGCGCCGCACATCCGATCACGGTTCGAGGAGGAGCGACATGA
- a CDS encoding zinc-binding dehydrogenase, translating into MKAWQFVGTGQPLQLNEVPEPHAGPGQVVVDVKASGVCHSDVSTLDDPGWMALFQNGLPRTMGHESAGVISEVGEGMDHWKVGDRVGLAPVMSDGDALGYGKWDGGFAPKLLATDDNLVKLPDEVPFDLGAMATDAGLTAYHAIMDVGGAKAGMKVGVIGLGGLGYIGARCAALAGAEVYGAEINPATRALADEIGLAGVAESIDAFTDKGLELIVDYAGFGTTTAAGIEALAEFGTFVQVGMGRLEATINTYPIIINQLTIRGSKSGTKKDLEGIYEIMRSGKLNPPVNHITPAEIPEAIDKLRAGGVVGRFIAMYD; encoded by the coding sequence ATGAAGGCATGGCAGTTTGTGGGCACGGGTCAGCCCCTGCAGCTCAACGAGGTCCCGGAGCCGCACGCGGGCCCAGGCCAAGTGGTGGTCGATGTGAAGGCGTCGGGTGTGTGTCACTCCGATGTGTCGACGCTCGACGATCCGGGGTGGATGGCGCTGTTCCAGAACGGTCTCCCGCGCACGATGGGCCATGAGTCGGCGGGCGTCATCTCGGAGGTCGGCGAGGGGATGGATCACTGGAAGGTGGGTGACCGCGTGGGGCTCGCCCCGGTGATGAGCGACGGCGACGCGCTCGGCTACGGCAAGTGGGACGGCGGCTTCGCGCCGAAGCTGCTGGCCACCGACGACAACCTCGTGAAGCTGCCGGATGAGGTGCCGTTCGATCTCGGTGCGATGGCGACGGATGCGGGGCTCACCGCGTATCACGCGATCATGGATGTCGGTGGGGCGAAGGCGGGCATGAAGGTCGGTGTCATCGGACTCGGCGGGCTCGGCTACATCGGCGCCCGCTGTGCCGCGCTCGCGGGAGCTGAGGTGTACGGCGCGGAGATCAATCCGGCCACACGCGCGCTCGCCGACGAGATCGGCCTCGCGGGTGTCGCAGAGTCCATCGACGCTTTCACGGACAAGGGCCTCGAGCTGATCGTCGACTACGCGGGCTTCGGCACGACGACGGCGGCGGGCATCGAGGCGCTCGCCGAGTTCGGCACGTTCGTGCAGGTGGGCATGGGGCGCCTCGAGGCGACCATCAACACGTATCCGATCATCATCAACCAGCTCACGATCCGCGGGTCGAAGTCGGGTACGAAGAAGGATCTCGAGGGCATCTACGAGATCATGCGCAGCGGAAAGCTCAATCCGCCGGTCAACCACATCACGCCGGCAGAGATCCCGGAGGCGATCGACAAGCTCCGCGCGGGCGGGGTGGTGGGGCGCTTCATCGCGATGTACGACTGA
- a CDS encoding peptide MFS transporter translates to MSERTDSSVAREDRSFFGQPSELAHIFGVEMWERFSFYGMQGILLIYMYYSVSEGGLGLDQSVATGIVGAYGGTVYLSAILGGWLADRLLGSERTLFYSAIVIMLGHITLAILPSVWGLGLGLVLVALGSGGLKANATAVVGTLYAPGDVRRDAGFSLFYLGINLGAFFGPLITGLLQNEVGFHWGFGAAAVGMAAGLIQYSFGRKQLPDEARAVANPLPRSRYGPVIGIALAGIAVLVALVLLGVIRDTNLATVVILVVAVAAVVYFAVIIGSKQINADERSRVIGFIPLFIVNVGFWSLYQQQFTVLTIYSDKRLDRDLFGWEMPISWVNSINPIFVIILSGVFAAIWTRLGDRQPPAPVKFALGSMIMGVAFLLFLPFANGPANSTPLLAIVGILLVFTIAELFISPPGLSVTTKLAPRRFHTQMVSLYFLSVSLGTSLAGWLARFYDPDNEVPYFTTLGPIAIVLGGLLWVAAKPVLTLMRGVR, encoded by the coding sequence ATGAGTGAGCGGACAGACAGTTCCGTCGCCCGCGAAGACAGGAGCTTCTTCGGGCAGCCGAGCGAACTGGCGCACATCTTCGGCGTCGAGATGTGGGAGCGGTTCAGCTTCTACGGCATGCAGGGGATCCTGCTCATCTACATGTACTACTCCGTCTCGGAGGGCGGACTCGGGCTCGACCAGTCCGTCGCGACCGGGATCGTCGGCGCATACGGCGGCACGGTCTACCTGTCCGCGATCCTCGGCGGCTGGCTCGCCGATCGCCTGCTCGGCTCGGAGCGCACGCTGTTCTACTCGGCGATCGTCATCATGCTCGGCCACATCACGCTCGCGATCCTGCCGAGCGTCTGGGGCCTCGGCCTCGGCCTCGTGCTCGTCGCCCTCGGATCCGGTGGACTCAAGGCGAACGCGACCGCGGTCGTCGGCACCCTGTACGCCCCGGGCGACGTGCGGCGCGATGCGGGCTTCTCGCTGTTCTATCTCGGCATCAACCTGGGCGCGTTCTTCGGCCCGCTCATCACCGGGCTGCTGCAGAACGAGGTCGGCTTCCACTGGGGCTTCGGTGCGGCCGCCGTCGGCATGGCCGCAGGGCTCATCCAGTACTCGTTCGGGCGCAAGCAGCTGCCCGACGAGGCGCGCGCCGTCGCCAACCCCCTCCCCCGCAGCCGCTACGGGCCCGTCATCGGCATCGCCCTCGCGGGCATCGCGGTGCTCGTCGCGCTCGTGCTGCTGGGCGTCATCCGCGACACCAACCTCGCGACCGTCGTCATCCTCGTGGTCGCCGTCGCCGCAGTCGTCTACTTCGCGGTCATCATCGGGTCGAAGCAGATCAACGCGGACGAGCGCTCCCGCGTCATCGGATTCATCCCGCTGTTCATCGTGAACGTGGGCTTCTGGTCGCTGTACCAGCAGCAGTTCACGGTGCTCACGATCTACTCCGACAAGCGCCTCGACCGCGACCTCTTCGGGTGGGAGATGCCGATCTCATGGGTCAACTCGATCAACCCGATCTTCGTGATCATCCTCTCGGGCGTCTTCGCCGCGATCTGGACGCGACTGGGCGACCGTCAGCCCCCCGCGCCCGTCAAGTTCGCCCTCGGGTCGATGATCATGGGCGTCGCATTCCTGCTGTTCCTCCCGTTCGCGAACGGCCCAGCGAACTCCACACCGCTGCTCGCGATCGTGGGCATCCTGCTCGTCTTCACCATCGCCGAGCTGTTCATCTCACCTCCCGGCCTCTCCGTGACGACGAAGCTGGCACCGAGACGCTTCCACACCCAGATGGTGTCGCTGTACTTCCTCTCGGTGTCGCTCGGCACCTCGCTCGCCGGCTGGCTCGCCCGCTTCTACGACCCCGATAACGAGGTGCCGTACTTCACGACCCTCGGCCCCATCGCGATCGTCCTGGGTGGCCTGCTCTGGGTCGCGGCGAAGCCGGTGCTCACGCTCATGCGCGGGGTGCGCTGA
- a CDS encoding cyanophycinase encodes MAEPVDDRGVRPGPLIIIGGAEDREGERGILRVFAEQIAGRKAVVATVATEHPHEYAEMYEKAFSGLGIGELAVLHLDDRSQALDPEHVAILDGAAGVFFTGGAQSRISSKVSDTPVHDRIRELWQAGGVLAGTSAGASVMSDVMLVGGTGRASHRMGDLHLAPGLGILRDVVIDQHFAERGRFGRLIGVVAHSPHVLGIGIDEDTAIVARGGEFEVIGSGAVYVFDAAHATSSNVAEARPDDPVSLHDLTLHVLARGDRFDMASRRPQRTSAPRA; translated from the coding sequence GTGGCTGAGCCCGTCGACGACCGCGGCGTGCGCCCTGGCCCGCTCATCATCATCGGCGGTGCCGAGGATCGTGAGGGGGAGCGCGGCATCCTGCGGGTGTTCGCCGAGCAGATCGCGGGCCGCAAGGCCGTGGTCGCGACCGTCGCGACCGAGCATCCGCACGAGTACGCCGAGATGTACGAGAAGGCATTCTCCGGGCTCGGGATCGGCGAACTCGCCGTGCTGCATCTCGACGACAGGTCGCAGGCTCTCGATCCCGAGCATGTGGCGATCCTCGACGGCGCCGCAGGCGTCTTCTTCACGGGCGGCGCCCAGTCCCGGATCAGCAGCAAGGTGAGCGACACCCCCGTTCACGATCGCATCCGCGAGCTCTGGCAGGCGGGCGGCGTCCTCGCGGGCACCTCCGCGGGGGCGTCCGTCATGAGCGACGTCATGCTGGTGGGCGGCACCGGGCGGGCATCGCATCGGATGGGCGATCTGCATCTGGCACCGGGCCTCGGGATCCTGCGCGACGTCGTGATCGATCAGCACTTCGCTGAGCGGGGGCGATTCGGCCGACTCATCGGCGTCGTCGCGCACAGCCCGCACGTGCTCGGAATCGGCATCGACGAGGACACCGCGATCGTCGCGCGGGGCGGCGAGTTCGAGGTCATCGGCTCGGGCGCTGTCTACGTCTTCGACGCCGCCCATGCGACCAGCTCGAACGTCGCCGAGGCTCGCCCCGACGATCCGGTGTCGCTGCACGATCTCACCCTTCACGTGCTCGCACGCGGCGACCGCTTCGATATGGCCTCGCGCAGACCCCAGCGCACGAGCGCGCCGCGCGCCTGA